In one Drosophila pseudoobscura strain MV-25-SWS-2005 chromosome X, UCI_Dpse_MV25, whole genome shotgun sequence genomic region, the following are encoded:
- the LOC6901171 gene encoding uncharacterized protein produces the protein MRQKCGTVYTWNCAGELYAIECALCEERPLCTLSEFTAHMEVWHSDWEAEAADASADDEASSYADSAAPAAAVDELMQEVLAEQRTSEADNELKHQLVQQLNAMDQPVAEAETEVEVGAEVEAEAAPEPTVVSEQVKFALENPAPVPEGQRLTTQHVNQLIELYRAEPRLWNQSHAQFHDTELCRKSWRRITDTWSVHCGRRFTVTDVRIRVSTLCQRFIKQRERLEADGELDDSVKFVHYDQLGFLCEQQALLKRQQHFVRENRKLIELYEHYPIFWHNAHKRQRCADTVRGRHEALRDLQLALRLSGINLSSLVIKRRLQSLRKRYRMEKIRYLHCVVEGKQADFVAGFEHYEEMEFLHKHIDPYVCAVCGKIFENLASHQAHVQSNCNIQMEMDVGPEKEAEDGEDAAGALRGEQSEPVQKEEQEVDFLQDVEYPHQQEQNFRQVENLPVEDLHPSAILQQAPGTPQVETNEDLQKLENIPQVTELLANVQEADEPTLEQPIVEGTAASAPGRDQDTSLTTLSEACSTTELEASSVVPSELEPRESSPVRLSRQQTLKLIKLYRANVCLWDPNHLDYHIRKHRRLAWQRVTDELNTSECTGKGQKFSWQMLHRKITDYTKYYRRERQRDQKETTSWSFYEEFRFLDDVLPISCEIQKTLNQRDSTLKIITVYQSYAQLWCTDHPDYTKRRQRQRQLESLCTRLQEECNLQITVERLKGRLIEFRCQYRQCKEARIAAIKKSEPWTPEYEYYEQLRFLELHVSPFVCPRCTATFKRRTDFLQHERNVHLDQEKVLNGEYGFVRRRRCRKDKDSPNDLANICHICGLKFSLRNSLLAHLRRHLGQRTHICSECPKKFFNSTALRVHQRTHSKELPYVCEHCARGFVNASKLNQHVKRHRNQRDFPCNRCDKAFYTAHERDRHIRAHLNIRDKVCPHCSRAFVVGSAYYSHLNLHRSEKRYSCANCGRRFAQYAGLYKHRRRCVPTDVQAEA, from the exons ATGCGTCAGAAATGTGGCACTGTCTACACCTGGAACTGTGCTGGGGAGCTGTATGCCATCGAGTGCGCCCTCTGCGAGGAGCGGCCGCTTTGCACGCTTAGCGAGTTCACCGCACATATGGAGGTTTGGCACTCCGACTGGGAGGCCGAGGCGGCAGACGCTTCCGCCGATGACGAGGCTTCTTCATATGCAGATTCAGCTGCACCTGcagcagccgtagatgagctGATGCAGGAGGTGCTGGCAGAACAGCGCACCAGCGAAGCGGACAATGAGTTAAAGCATCAGCTGGTCCAGCAGCTGAACGCCATGGATCagccagtggcagaggcagagacagaggtaGAGGTTGGggcagaggtagaggcagaggcagcaccAGAACCGACCGTTGTCAGTGAGCAAGTAAAGTTCGCCCTTGAG AACCCCGCGCCTGTGCCGGAGGGCCAGCGGCTGACCACACAGCACGTCAACCAGCTTATCGAACTGTACCGCGCGGAGCCACGTCTCTGGAACCAGTCGCACGCGCAATTCCACGATACGGAACTGTGCCGTAAGTCCTGGCGCCGTATCACGGACACCTGGAGCGTGCACTGCGGCCGCCGCTTCACTGTCACCGACGTCCGCATACGAGTCTCCACGCTATGCCAGCGCTTCATCAAACAGCGCGAGCGCCTCGAGGCTGACGGTGAGCTCGACGACTCCGTCAAGTTCGTCCACTACGACCAGTTGGGCTTCCTCTGCGAGCAGCAGGCGCTGCTGAAACGCCAGCAGCACTTCGTTCGCGAGAACCGCAAGTTGATCGAGCTGTATGAGCATTACCCGATCTTCTGGCACAATGCCCACAAGCGACAGCGATGCGCGGACACTGTGAGGGGGCGCCACGAGGCGCTCCGCGACCTTCAACTGGCTTTGCGCCTGTCTGGCATTAATCTGTCGTCGCTGGTCATTAAGCGGCGGTTGCAGTCTCTGCGGAAACGATATCGTATGGAGAAGATACGCTATCTGCACTGCGTGGTGGAGGGCAAGCAGGCGGATTTCGTCGCCGGCTTCGAGCACTACGAGGAGATGGAGTTCCTCCATAAACACATTGATCCATATGTGTGCGCTGTCTGCGGCAAGATCTTTGAGAATTTAGCGAGTCATCAGGCGCACGTGCAAAGCAACTGCAATATACagatggaaatggatgttGGCCCAGAGAAAGAAGCTGAAGATGGGGAGGATGCGGCGGGGGCCCTGCGGGGGGAGCAGTCGGAACCTGTGCAGAAGGAGGAACAGGAAGTAGACTTTCTTCAGGACGTCGAGTACCCACATCAGCAGGAACAGAACTTTCGGCAGGTGGAGAATCTCCCTGTAGAGGACCTTCACCCGAGTGCAATCCTCCAGCAGGCTCCAGGTACTCCTCAAGTGGAGACGAATGAAGATCTCCAAAAGCTGGAAAATATCCCGCAGGTGACGGAACTTCTGGCGAATGTCCAGGAGGCGGATGAGCCTACACTAGAGCAACCCATCGTGGAGGGTACAGCAGCTTCTGCCCCCGGCCGCGATCAGGACACCTCTCTGACCACTTTGTCCGAAGCCTGTTCCACCACGGAACTGGAAGCTTCGTCCGTGGTGCCATCAGAGTTGGAACCAAGAGAGAGCTCGCCCGTCCGCCTCAGCCGGCAGCAGACACTAAAGCTGATCAAGCTGTACCGAGCGAACGTGTGCCTGTGGGATCCCAACCATCTGGACTACCATATCCGCAAACATCGCCGCCTGGCTTGGCAGAGAGTCACGGACGAGCTAAACACGAGCGAGTGCACAGGCAAGGGCCAGAAATTCAGCTGGCAGATGTTGCACCGAAAGATCACGGACTACACGAAGTATTACCGCCGGGAGCGACAGAGGGATCAGAAGGAGACCACTAGCTGGAGCTTCTACGAAGAATTCCGCTTTCTGGACGACGTGCTTCCCATCAGCTGTGAAATACAGAAAACGCTTAACCAGCGGGACAGCACCCTCAAGATCATCACCGTATACCAGAGCTATGCCCAGCTCTGGTGCACCGACCACCCGGACTACACGAAGCGGCGGCAGCGTCAGCGGCAGCTGGAATCTCTCTGCACACGCCTGCAGGAGGAGTGCAACCTGCAGATTACCGTGGAGCGACTCAAGGGCCGGCTGATCGAATTCCGCTGCCAGTATCGGCAGTGCAAGGAAGCGCGGATAGCGGCCATCAAGAAGTCCGAACCCTGGACTCCCGAATACGAGTACTACGAGCAACTTCGCTTCCTCGAGCTCCACGTATCACCTTTCGTTTGCCCCCGCTGCACGGCCACATTCAAGCGGCGCACAGACTTCTTGCAGCACGAGCGCAACGTTCACCTGGATCAGGAGAAGGTCCTGAACGGCGAATATGGATTCGTGAGGCGACGCAGATGTCGAAAGGACAAGGACAGCCCCAATGACCTAGCCAACATCTGCCATATTTGCGGCCTAAAGTTCTCGCTGCGCAACAGTCTACTGGCGCACCTGAGGCGGCATCTCGGCCAGCGCACTCACATCTGCTCGGAGTGTCCCAAGAAGTTCTTCAACTCGACGGCCCTACGCGTTCACCAGCGCACACACAGCAAGGAGCTGCCCTACGTGTGCGAGCACTGCGCCCGGGGCTTCGTCAACGCCAGCAAGCTCAATCAGCACGTGAAGCGGCACCGCAACCAACGCGACTTCCCCTGCAACCGCTGCGACAAGGCGTTCTACACTGCCCACGAGCGCGACCGGCACATTCGCGCCCACCTAAACATACGCGACAAGGTCTGCCCCCACTGTTCGCGGGCCTTTGTCGTAGGCAGCGCTTACTACTCCCACCTCAACCTCCACCGCAGCGAGAAGCGCTATTCCTGCGCCAACTGCGGTCGCCGCTTTGCGCAGTACGCCGGCCTGTACAAGCACCGCCGACGCTGTGTTCCCACTGATGTGCAGGCCGAGGCTTAA
- the su(f) gene encoding protein suppressor of forked, giving the protein MAQSKALGQPPASSRAATTSQNTMTSARDLIKIDIEWGMERLVRAQQVVELRPYNIESWSVMLREAHSRPIHEVRSLYESLVSVFPTTARYWKLYIEMEMRSRYYERVEKLFQRCLVKILNIDLWKLYLTYVKDTKSGLSTHKEKMAQAYDFALEKIGMDLHSFSIWQDYIYFLRGVEAVGNYAENQKITAVRRVYQKAVVTPIVGIEHLWKDYISFEQNINPIISEKMSLERSKDYMNARRVAKELEYHTKGLNRNLPAVPPTLTKEEVKQVELWKRFITYEKSNPLRTEDTALVTRRVMFATEQCLLVLTHHPAVWHQASQFLDTSARVLSEKGDVQAAKIFADECANILERSINGVLNRNALLYFAYADFEEGRLKYEKVHSMYNKLIMHPDIDPTLVYVQYMQFARRAEGIKSARGIFKKAREDVRCRYHIFVAAALMEYYCSKDKEIAFRIFELGLKRFGGSPDYVMCYIDYLSHLNEDNNTRVLFERVLSSGGLSPHKSVEVWNRFLEFEANIGDLSSIVKVERRRSAVFENLKEYEGKETAQLVDRYKFLDLFPCTPTELKSIGYAEIGGIILNKVGGVQNQNNGDAEGDSEATAPLPRPDFRQMIPYKPRPCAHPGSHPLAGGVFPQPPALASLCAGLPPPNSFRGPFVSVELLFDIFMRLNLPDSAPLPNGDNELSPKIFDLAKSVHWIVDTSTYTGVQHSVTAIPPRRRRLLPGGDDSDDDLHPSAPPAHDIYRLRQLKRFAKSN; this is encoded by the exons ATGGCGCAATCAAAGGCCTTAGGCCAACCGCCGGCATCTAGTCGAGCGGCAACAACAAGTCAAAACACAATGACGTCTGCACGGGACCTCATCAAAATTGACATA GAATGGGGCATGGAGCGACTGGTGCGGGCCCAGCAGGTCGTCGAACTGCGTCCGTACAACATTGAGTCCTGGTCGGTGATGTTGCGTGAGGCCCATTCCCGGCCCATCCACGAGGTGCGCAGCCTTTACGAGTCACTGGTGAGCGTCTTTCCCACTACTGCCCGCTACTGGAAGCTCTACATTGAGATGGAGATGCGGAGTCGCTACTACGAGCGGGTAGAGAAGTTATTCCAGCGGTGTTTAGTCAAAATACTCAATATTGATCTTTGGAAGTTGTATCTGACGTACGTGAAAGATACCAAGTCTGGTCTCAGCACACACAA AGAGAAGATGGCACAAGCTTATGACTTTGCACTGGAGAAGATTGGCATGGACTTGCACTCGTTCAGTATATGGCAGGACTACATTTATTTTCTGCGCGGAGTCGAGGCGGTGGGCAATTACGCGGAGAACCAAAAAATCACCGCTGTGCGCCGTGTCTATCAGAAGGCGGTTGTTACGCCCATCGTGGGCATTGAGCATCTGTGGAAGGACTACATATCCTTCGAGCAAAACATCAATCCCATCATATCCGAGAAGATGAGCCTGGAGCGTTCCAA GGATTACATGAATGCACGCCGCGTGGCCAAGGAACTAGAGTATCATACGAAGGGTCTTAACCGAAATTTGCCCGCAGTGCCACCCACACTCACTAAAGAGGAGGTCAAACAAGTGGAGCTGTGGAAACGCTTCATCACCTACGAGAAATCGAATCCACTTCGAACCGAGGACACTGCCCTGGTCACCCGTCGCGTCATGTTCGCCACTGAGCAGTGTCTGCTGGTGCTTACTCACCATCCGGCCGTGTGGCACCAGGCATCACAGTTCCTGGACACCAGCGCACGCGTCCTCAGCGAGAAAGGC GATGTACAGGCAGCAAAGATATTCGCTGACGAATGCGCCAACATCCTTGAGCGATCGATCAACGGCGTCCTTAATCGTAACGCGCTGCTTTACTTTGCCTACGCTGATTTCGAGGAGGGACGTCTCAAGTACGAGAAAGTTCACTCCATGTACAACAAGCTGATCATGCACCCAGACATCGACCCCACTCTG GTATATGTGCAGTACATGCAGTTCGCCCGTCGCGCTGAGGGCATTAAATCTGCGCGAGGCATCTTCAAGAAGGCGCGCGAGGATGTCCGCTGTCGCTATCACATTTTCGTTGCCGCTGCGCTTATGGAGTACTACTGCTCAAAGGACAAGGAGATTGCATTCCGAATATTCGAGCTGGGTCTGAAACGCTTCGGGGGCAGTCCCGACTACGTCATGTGCTACATCGACTACCTCTCGCATCTCAACGAGGACAACAACACCCGTGTCCTCTTCGAGCGCGTGCTCAGCTCGGGCGGTCTGTCGCCACACAAGAGTGTGGAGGTTTGGAACCGTTTCCTCGAGTTCGAGGCGAACATCGGAGATCTGTCCAGCATCGTCAAGGTGGAACGTCGTCGCAGCGCAGTCTTTGAGAAT CTTAAAGAATACGAGGGAAAGGAAACCGCCCAGCTGGTGGACCGATATAAGTTCCTCGACCTGTTCCCCTGCACCCCCACCGAGCTAAAGTCCATAGGATATGCTGAG attGGAGGGATCATCCTTAATAAGGTTGGTGGAGTTCAGAACCAGAATAATGGCGACGCCGAGGGGGATAGCGAGGCGACCGCCCCGCTGCCGCGTCCCGATTTCAGGCAGATGATACCCTACAAGCCCCGTCCGTGCGCCCATCCTGGTTCCCATCCGCTAGCAGGCGGTGTGTTTCCCCAACCGCCGGCTTTGGCCTCACTCTGTGCAGGCCTGCCGCCGCCCAATTCCTTCCGCGGCCCCTTCGTCAGCGTCGAGCTTCTCTTCGATATATTCATGCGCCTCAATCTGCCCGACT CGGCTCCATTACCCAATGGCGACAATGAACTGTCGCCCAAAATCTTCGATTTGGCAAAATCGGTGCACTGGATTGTGGACACCAGCACGTACACGGGGGTGCAGCACAGCGTGACGGCGATACCACCACGTCGCCGTCGCCTGTTGCCAGGTGGCGATGACAGCGACGATGACTTACACCCTTCTGCCCCTCCCGCACACGACATTTACCGCCTACGCCAATTGAAGCGTTTCGCCAAATCCAACTAA